A DNA window from Engraulis encrasicolus isolate BLACKSEA-1 chromosome 3, IST_EnEncr_1.0, whole genome shotgun sequence contains the following coding sequences:
- the xbp1 gene encoding LOW QUALITY PROTEIN: X-box-binding protein 1 (The sequence of the model RefSeq protein was modified relative to this genomic sequence to represent the inferred CDS: deleted 2 bases in 1 codon), translating to MVVVTAGAGGAHKVLLISGNQNASTQGGFNRSISVVLPSSSASQVSSDSDSNMSGPPPRKRQRLTHLSPEEKALRRKLKNRVAAQTARDRKKAKMGELEQQVLELEMENQKLCLENRLLLEKTSDLITENEELRQRLGLDALDEDEDEDKVQAVESVGVGSFGLGIGSSESAVLRLRVSAAGAGPAVLKSEEFAAMDTGSSTGASDAESDLLLGILDILDPELFLKGSLAAAAESQDGQLVLPAGPQGLPVCPASPSALGAAPVKLEAHHELIHFDHIYTKHQVVQEAEEVQEEVVCVVEEESVQEVKMEDDDEQHLQKRKDVEEDSDDEDDDEDEDQEVAFSPAAQEVVVVEEEDVSVKDEPEEVLIPETAAAGAPTGSVDDFLPQNSPSLASYGKASAYLTDAYSDSGYERSPSPFSNMSSPLCSESSWEDVFANELFPQLISV from the exons ATGGTTGTAGTGACAGCTGGAGCTGGGGGCGCCCACAAAGTCCTCTTGATATCTGGAAATCAAAATGCTTCAACACAGGGAGGTTTCAACCGTTCGATATCGGTTGTTCTCCCCTCATCATCAGCAAGCCAAGTTTCATCAGATTCAGATTCAAATATGTCCGGGCCACCTCCGAGGAAAAGGCAGCGACTCACACACTTGAGCCCCGAGGAAAAAGCACTTCGGAG GAAACTCAAGAACAGAGTTGCTGCTCAGACCgcaagagacagaaaaaaggcCAAAATGGGAGAGTTGGAACAGCAGGTTTTGGAGCTCGAGATGGAG AACCAGAAGCTCTGTCTTGAGAATCGGCTGTTACTGGAAAAGACGAGTGACCTCATCACAGAGAATGAGGAACTAAGACAGAGATTGGGCTTGGATGCcctggatgaggatgaggatgaggataag GTGCAGGCTGTAGAGTCCGTCGGCGTGGGCTCTTTCGGCTTGGGGATCGGGTCTTCTGAGTCTGCAGTACTCAGGCTACGTGTG TCCGCAGCAGGTGCAGGCCCAGCAGTCCTCAAGTCAGAAGAGTTCGCTGCCATGGACACTGGCAGCAGTACTGGCGCTTCAGACGCTGAG TCTGATCTCTTGCTTGGCATCCTGGACATCCTCGACCCAGAGCTCTTCCTCAAGGGCAgccttgcagcagcagcagagtctcAAGACGGCCAGCTCGTGCTGCCTGCAGGCCCGCAGGGACTTCCAGTATGCCCCGCCTCACCTTCTGCTCTGGGGGCCGCACCAGTTAAGCTGGAGGCCCATCATGAACTGATCCACTTTGACCACATCTACACCAAGCACCAGGTGGTGCAGGAGGCTGAGGAGGTGCAGGAAGAGGTGGTGtgcgtggtggaggaggagagcgtgCAGGAGGTGAAGATGGAAGATGACGACGAGCAACATCTGCAGAAACGAAAGGACGTGGAGGAGGACTCCgatgacgaggatgatgatgaagatgaagatcaGGAGGTGGCCTTCTCCCCAGCGGcccaggaggtggtggtggtggaggaggaggacgtgtcTGTGAAGGACGAGCCAGAGGAGGTTCTCATTCCGGAGACGGCTGCTGCCGGTGCTCCGACAGGCTCCGTGGACGACTTCCTCCCCCAGAACTCCCCCTCCCTGGCCAGCTACGGGAAGGCCTCAGCCTACCTGACAGACGCATACAGTGACTCTGGATACGAGAGGTCCCCTTCCCCCTTCAGCAACATGTCTTCTCCACTGTGCTCTGAGAGCTCATGGGAAGACGTGTTTGCCAATGAACTGTTCCCCCAGTTGATCAGTGTTTGA